A stretch of the Kroppenstedtia eburnea genome encodes the following:
- a CDS encoding glycerophosphodiester phosphodiesterase: MNPRKRRWSFLNRPGILLLAVILLVGLHPGQAAADPKGKTPSKFINVAHRGASGHAPENTIAAYDLAVKMKADYFEVDVQRSKDGRLVIMHDTTVDRTTDGTGNVKDLTLAQLKQLDAGSWFSPTFAGEKIPTLEEVLDRYRGKGIKILIELKDPSLYPGIEQQVAKALSERKLDKRKDKVVVQSFDLESIQRFHQVLPRVPIGVLASYGDYKETGVTDEHLRSFAAYADYVNPNKDLVDADLVQRVHRHGMKILPYTVRDRTAADLLFTAGVDGFITDFPELGYTHHKK; this comes from the coding sequence ATGAATCCGAGGAAGCGCAGATGGTCTTTTTTGAACCGCCCGGGGATCCTGTTGCTGGCAGTCATCCTGCTGGTCGGTTTGCATCCCGGTCAGGCAGCGGCCGATCCCAAGGGGAAGACACCCTCCAAATTTATCAATGTGGCCCATCGGGGGGCTTCCGGGCATGCACCGGAAAACACCATCGCCGCTTATGATTTGGCCGTGAAGATGAAGGCCGATTATTTTGAGGTGGATGTACAGCGGAGCAAGGACGGTCGTCTGGTGATCATGCACGATACCACAGTGGACCGGACCACCGACGGGACAGGTAATGTAAAAGACCTGACCCTGGCTCAATTAAAACAGCTGGATGCCGGCAGCTGGTTCAGTCCCACCTTTGCCGGTGAGAAAATCCCCACGCTGGAAGAAGTGCTGGATCGATACCGCGGGAAGGGAATCAAGATTTTGATTGAGCTGAAAGACCCGTCTCTCTATCCCGGGATTGAACAGCAGGTGGCGAAGGCACTCTCGGAGCGAAAGCTGGACAAACGGAAGGATAAAGTGGTGGTCCAATCCTTTGACCTTGAATCGATTCAACGTTTTCACCAGGTGTTGCCGAGAGTTCCAATCGGCGTTCTTGCCAGCTACGGCGATTACAAGGAGACAGGGGTGACCGATGAACACCTGCGCTCCTTCGCCGCTTATGCCGATTATGTCAATCCAAACAAAGATCTGGTGGATGCCGATCTGGTCCAACGGGTGCACCGGCACGGAATGAAGATTCTCCCTTATACGGTTCGTGATCGGACGGCGGCAGATCTGCTGTTTACAGCTGGTGTCGATGGGTTTATCACTGACTTTCCGGAATTGGGATACACCCACCATAAAAAATAA
- a CDS encoding class I SAM-dependent methyltransferase has protein sequence MDAAKDRVRDQYQRSGDGYRESVIHAKGKDLEWIAEEIGPSSPPLLALDIATGAGHTAFVLSRVCRRVVGLDITPRMLEIAAEEADRRGLDNITWFEGDAENLPLPDRLFDLVTSRIAPHHFPHPEQAFAEARRVLVPGGRLILVDNIVPDDSATDRILNEVETLRDPSHQRVFPIVGWTRLLEAAGFSTVAHVRSWETPVQWREWMDRARTPTPSREQAWKLLQTAPESVQQKLGFDPTADDPTLILRKGMWICRK, from the coding sequence ATGGATGCTGCCAAAGACCGTGTGCGTGATCAGTACCAGCGTTCCGGCGATGGGTACCGGGAGAGTGTCATTCACGCCAAGGGGAAGGACCTGGAGTGGATCGCGGAAGAGATCGGCCCGTCCTCCCCGCCTCTCCTCGCTCTCGACATCGCCACCGGAGCCGGCCATACCGCCTTTGTGTTGAGCCGGGTCTGCCGCAGGGTGGTTGGCTTGGACATCACTCCCCGGATGCTGGAAATCGCCGCGGAGGAAGCGGACCGGCGCGGACTGGATAATATCACCTGGTTTGAAGGGGATGCGGAGAACCTCCCCCTGCCCGATCGGCTGTTTGATCTGGTCACCTCCCGGATCGCTCCCCATCACTTCCCTCATCCGGAGCAAGCCTTCGCCGAAGCCCGGCGGGTGCTGGTTCCCGGGGGCAGGTTGATCCTGGTGGATAACATCGTTCCCGACGACTCCGCAACGGATCGGATCCTGAATGAAGTGGAAACCCTGCGGGATCCCTCCCATCAGCGGGTATTCCCGATCGTCGGGTGGACACGGCTGTTGGAGGCCGCCGGCTTCTCCACCGTCGCCCATGTCCGAAGTTGGGAGACTCCGGTTCAGTGGCGGGAATGGATGGACCGGGCCCGGACACCGACTCCTTCCCGGGAACAAGCGTGGAAACTGTTGCAGACTGCACCGGAGTCGGTGCAGCAAAAACTTGGGTTTGATCCAACCGCTGACGATCCGACCTTGATCCTCCGCAAAGGCATGTGGATCTGCCGAAAATAA
- a CDS encoding cation:proton antiporter codes for MLLFFELLIILLCTKLAGDLSVRLGQPAVLGKLIIGIVIGPALLGWVESSEMIDQLSQIGVLLLMFIAGLETDIHELNRNRNSSLAVAVGGIILPLLGGYFAGLAFGLDSQQSLFLGLLLSATSVSITVQTLKDLGRLNSRESVTILGAAVVDDILVVILLAFLMSFLGAGDVALGWVIGKKVLFFAAVLLLGWKGVPWVMRRLAPLKVTESVISAALIICFFFAWMAEELGVAGIIGAFAAGMAVSMTSYKQEVERKVEPIAYAVFVPIFFVSIGLNVTFEGLGSQLLLIAVLTVIAILTKLVGSGLGARLTGFSFKSSLGIGSGMISRGEVALIIAAIGLEAELLAREYFTSTVIVVILTTLVTPPLLKMIFGENKEATSQTSD; via the coding sequence ATGCTCCTGTTTTTTGAATTGTTGATCATCTTGCTGTGTACCAAACTGGCCGGGGATTTGAGTGTCCGGTTGGGCCAGCCTGCCGTGTTGGGGAAGCTGATCATCGGGATTGTGATCGGTCCGGCCTTGCTCGGCTGGGTTGAGAGTTCGGAGATGATCGATCAGTTGAGCCAGATCGGTGTCCTGTTGTTGATGTTTATCGCCGGATTGGAAACGGACATACATGAGCTGAACCGCAATCGGAACTCTTCCCTGGCGGTTGCCGTCGGCGGGATCATCCTGCCGCTGCTGGGGGGGTATTTCGCGGGTCTCGCCTTTGGTCTCGATTCCCAGCAGTCTTTGTTTTTGGGGTTACTCCTGTCGGCCACTTCTGTCAGCATCACGGTGCAAACCCTGAAAGATCTGGGTCGCCTCAACTCCCGCGAAAGCGTTACCATTCTGGGGGCGGCCGTGGTGGATGATATTTTGGTGGTGATTCTGCTCGCCTTCCTGATGAGTTTTCTGGGGGCGGGGGATGTTGCCCTCGGATGGGTGATCGGCAAGAAGGTGCTCTTTTTTGCAGCGGTGCTTTTGCTCGGATGGAAAGGGGTTCCCTGGGTGATGCGCAGACTGGCTCCGCTCAAAGTGACGGAGTCAGTGATCAGTGCCGCACTTATCATATGCTTCTTTTTCGCGTGGATGGCGGAGGAGCTGGGAGTGGCGGGGATCATCGGTGCCTTCGCCGCCGGGATGGCGGTTTCCATGACATCTTACAAACAGGAAGTGGAGAGAAAGGTGGAGCCGATCGCCTATGCGGTTTTTGTTCCCATCTTTTTCGTCAGCATCGGGCTGAATGTCACCTTTGAAGGTTTGGGCAGCCAACTTCTTCTGATTGCTGTCCTGACTGTGATCGCCATTCTGACCAAGCTGGTGGGAAGCGGATTGGGTGCCCGCCTGACCGGATTCTCCTTCAAATCCTCCCTGGGCATCGGTTCCGGGATGATCTCCCGGGGGGAGGTGGCCCTGATTATCGCGGCCATCGGCCTGGAGGCGGAACTGCTGGCGCGGGAATACTTCACCTCCACTGTGATCGTGGTGATTCTGACCACACTGGTGACACCGCCCCTGTTGAAGATGATCTTCGGGGAAAACAAGGAAGCAACTTCACAGACCTCCGACTGA
- a CDS encoding MFS transporter has protein sequence MRKNGKEQMSLGLVLFNLFIVFVGIGLVVPVMPSFAKELHLSGETVGYLISAFAFAQLLVSPITGVWVDTIGRKKMIVLGLFFFSFSELLFGLGNQVWILFLSRILGGISGAFIMPAVITYIADRTSLENRAKVLGYQAAAISSGFIIGPGLGGLIAELGIRAPFFFAAGFAFIAAFISLFFLQESVSKEQIEKNRAGKIRTDFFAEMRKSLHSVYFVPFLIVFVLSFGLAAYEMMFSLFVDSKFGFTAKDIAVIITVGSISGVVAQIAIFEKLVDKFGEKKLIHGSLLMAAIFILATVFVNSYWGILVVTCIVFFACDLLRPAVTTLLSKMAGENQGFVSGMNSTYTSLGIIVGPAVGGILFDLNIHVPYLFAAVVLFAAFVMSVSWKGNARMQH, from the coding sequence ATGCGCAAAAATGGCAAAGAACAGATGTCTTTGGGATTGGTCTTGTTTAATTTATTTATTGTCTTTGTGGGGATTGGTCTTGTCGTTCCGGTCATGCCATCCTTTGCAAAGGAATTGCATTTGAGTGGAGAAACCGTAGGATACTTGATTTCCGCTTTCGCTTTTGCACAGCTTTTGGTTTCTCCGATCACCGGTGTTTGGGTGGATACCATCGGCAGAAAGAAAATGATTGTCCTCGGACTGTTCTTTTTTTCTTTCTCGGAGCTTTTATTCGGATTGGGGAATCAGGTGTGGATTCTGTTTCTGTCCAGAATCTTGGGAGGCATCAGCGGCGCGTTCATTATGCCGGCTGTGATCACGTATATCGCCGATCGGACTTCATTGGAAAACAGAGCAAAAGTATTGGGATACCAAGCGGCTGCCATCAGTTCCGGATTCATCATCGGTCCCGGCCTGGGTGGGCTGATCGCTGAACTGGGTATACGTGCCCCCTTCTTTTTCGCAGCAGGATTTGCCTTCATCGCTGCCTTCATTTCGTTGTTTTTTTTACAAGAATCAGTGTCTAAAGAACAAATAGAGAAAAACAGGGCAGGGAAAATAAGGACCGATTTTTTTGCGGAGATGAGGAAATCACTCCATTCTGTATATTTTGTGCCGTTTCTGATTGTCTTTGTGTTATCCTTCGGATTGGCAGCTTATGAAATGATGTTCAGTCTGTTTGTTGATTCGAAGTTCGGTTTTACTGCCAAAGATATAGCCGTGATCATCACCGTAGGTTCCATCTCCGGAGTGGTGGCCCAAATTGCGATCTTTGAAAAGCTGGTGGACAAGTTTGGTGAGAAAAAATTGATTCATGGCTCGCTCCTCATGGCCGCCATTTTCATCCTTGCCACGGTATTCGTTAACAGCTATTGGGGCATTTTGGTTGTCACGTGTATTGTATTTTTTGCTTGTGATCTACTCCGTCCTGCCGTGACCACCTTGCTTTCAAAAATGGCCGGTGAAAATCAAGGATTTGTTTCCGGAATGAATTCCACGTATACAAGTCTGGGCATTATTGTGGGACCTGCCGTGGGCGGCATCTTATTCGACCTGAATATTCATGTTCCGTATCTCTTTGCCGCTGTCGTACTGTTTGCCGCTTTTGTGATGTCTGTATCATGGAAAGGCAATGCCAGGATGCAGCATTAA
- a CDS encoding MarR family winged helix-turn-helix transcriptional regulator: MLSEYRRIFNEINELFNENNMIYNQGAKKLDEYNLTVQQENMLLYIMGHQGVTVNEIAAKFSITKSAVSQVLAKLEERKLILRKNNPKDRRESFISLGEEGKKYADMIDEADEAFVRKYLSRIEIEDLKQVLQTMKKINGVIKESKELR, from the coding sequence ATGCTTTCAGAGTATCGAAGAATTTTCAACGAGATCAATGAATTGTTTAACGAGAACAACATGATCTACAATCAAGGCGCAAAAAAACTGGATGAATATAACCTGACCGTTCAACAGGAGAATATGTTGCTCTATATTATGGGACATCAAGGGGTTACGGTAAATGAGATCGCTGCGAAATTTTCCATTACCAAAAGCGCGGTAAGCCAGGTGTTGGCAAAGTTGGAAGAAAGGAAATTGATCCTTCGGAAAAATAATCCGAAGGATCGTCGTGAATCCTTTATCTCTCTTGGAGAGGAGGGAAAAAAATATGCTGATATGATCGACGAAGCCGATGAGGCTTTTGTCAGGAAATATCTATCGAGGATCGAGATCGAAGATCTGAAGCAAGTGTTGCAAACGATGAAAAAAATCAATGGGGTCATCAAGGAGTCTAAAGAACTCCGGTAA
- a CDS encoding coproporphyrinogen III oxidase: MKKLHVSGVSPEFYRDIELIVGLFSPKAKVVGERERADTLIHFEIGRGERIRAVVTLTDPNRDQAWHGTHERPAIHSASEKEERKRIKQVANHALLQVLEEATGIRQPWGILTGVRPTKLLHRMMLEGFTPDGAAAVLERDYRLLPYKIELLQEIVDRQTRVLPDLYELDREVSLYIGIPFCPTKCAYCTFPAYAIRGRNGSVEEFLAGLHEEMEAIGAWLKSRGLPVTTIYFGGGTPTSITARQMDDLFVKMKTAIPGYGGVRELTVEAGRPDTLDVEKLDLLRRWKVDRISINPQSFEENTLKLIGRHHTVQETLEKYELARSMGLHNINMDLIIGLPGEGPDTFRQSLRMMEELKPESLTVHTLSFKRGSHMTRNPEKYKTADRDQITEMVNDARAWTRRMGYVPYYLYRQKNILGNQENVGYAFPGEESLYNIIIMEERQTIIGLGCGAVSKIIPPGTDRIHRFPNPKEPQAYIDTYREHIREKLTALDRAYGVGEVTENR, from the coding sequence ATGAAAAAACTCCATGTCTCGGGGGTGTCCCCGGAATTTTACCGTGATATTGAGCTGATTGTCGGTTTGTTTTCTCCCAAGGCAAAAGTGGTGGGGGAACGGGAGAGGGCGGATACACTCATCCACTTCGAGATCGGGCGGGGAGAACGGATCCGGGCGGTCGTGACGCTGACCGACCCCAACCGGGATCAAGCCTGGCACGGCACTCATGAACGGCCCGCCATCCATTCGGCATCGGAGAAAGAAGAGCGCAAGCGGATCAAGCAAGTGGCCAACCACGCCCTGTTGCAGGTGTTGGAAGAGGCGACGGGAATCCGTCAACCCTGGGGAATTTTGACCGGGGTTCGCCCCACCAAATTGCTTCATCGCATGATGTTGGAGGGATTCACCCCGGATGGGGCCGCCGCTGTCCTGGAGCGGGATTACCGGTTGCTGCCCTATAAAATTGAACTTTTGCAAGAGATCGTGGACAGGCAGACCCGGGTGTTGCCCGATCTGTATGAGTTGGATCGGGAGGTGAGCCTGTATATCGGAATCCCGTTCTGTCCCACCAAATGTGCATACTGCACCTTCCCGGCCTATGCGATCCGGGGGCGCAACGGTTCCGTGGAGGAATTTTTGGCCGGCCTCCACGAGGAGATGGAGGCCATCGGTGCCTGGCTGAAAAGTCGGGGACTGCCAGTGACCACCATCTATTTCGGCGGGGGAACGCCCACATCGATCACTGCCCGTCAGATGGATGATCTGTTTGTGAAGATGAAAACTGCCATCCCCGGTTATGGGGGAGTTCGGGAGCTGACAGTGGAGGCGGGGCGCCCCGACACGCTGGATGTGGAGAAGCTGGATCTCCTTCGCCGGTGGAAGGTGGATCGGATCAGCATCAACCCCCAGAGTTTTGAGGAAAACACCCTGAAACTGATCGGCCGCCACCACACCGTCCAGGAAACCCTGGAGAAATATGAACTGGCCCGGTCCATGGGATTGCACAATATCAACATGGATCTGATTATCGGGTTGCCGGGGGAAGGGCCGGACACTTTCCGCCAATCCCTGCGGATGATGGAGGAGCTGAAGCCGGAGTCGCTCACTGTCCATACCCTTTCCTTCAAACGGGGCTCCCATATGACCCGCAATCCGGAAAAATACAAGACTGCCGACCGGGACCAAATCACAGAGATGGTCAACGATGCCCGGGCCTGGACCCGCAGGATGGGTTATGTCCCCTACTATCTGTACCGTCAGAAGAACATCCTGGGGAATCAGGAAAATGTGGGTTACGCCTTTCCCGGCGAAGAGAGCTTGTACAATATCATCATCATGGAGGAACGGCAGACCATCATCGGCCTCGGCTGCGGCGCGGTCAGTAAAATCATCCCTCCGGGAACGGATCGGATCCATCGCTTCCCCAACCCGAAAGAGCCTCAGGCTTATATCGACACCTACCGGGAACACATCCGGGAGAAGTTGACAGCCTTGGATCGTGCTTACGGTGTGGGGGAAGTCACGGAAAACCGTTGA
- a CDS encoding class I SAM-dependent methyltransferase, whose amino-acid sequence MDGDHCADYDPFADVYARHWNHFPDRIRPVLESEVLRLLQPGDRILDLCCGTGELAGQLTEAGFQVTGVDHSKEMLAHARKRAPGARFLWADARSFEVEQPHHAIISTFDSLNHILDPSELEQVFNQVRQALAPGGIFHFDLNMHEGYLERWKGGFHITEEDLVCVMEARYDPARRLACNDFTLFTPEVPGWRRRDFTLTQRCYSKEEVLLMLSSAGFRDIHAKSSGEVGFDSCGRMFFSCRK is encoded by the coding sequence ATGGATGGAGATCACTGTGCCGATTATGATCCCTTTGCCGATGTCTACGCCCGTCATTGGAACCATTTTCCGGATCGGATCCGGCCGGTGCTGGAATCAGAAGTGCTGCGACTCCTGCAGCCTGGCGACCGCATTCTGGATCTCTGTTGCGGCACCGGTGAATTGGCGGGGCAACTCACAGAAGCGGGTTTTCAAGTGACAGGTGTCGACCATTCAAAAGAGATGCTCGCCCATGCCCGCAAGCGTGCCCCCGGGGCTCGCTTCCTGTGGGCCGACGCCCGTTCCTTCGAAGTGGAACAGCCCCATCACGCCATCATCTCCACTTTTGACAGCCTCAATCATATCCTGGATCCATCGGAGCTGGAGCAAGTTTTCAACCAGGTCCGGCAGGCTTTGGCGCCTGGAGGGATCTTCCACTTTGATTTGAATATGCATGAAGGGTATCTGGAACGATGGAAAGGCGGCTTTCACATCACAGAGGAAGACCTGGTCTGCGTGATGGAGGCCCGCTATGACCCCGCCCGGAGATTGGCCTGCAATGATTTCACCCTGTTCACTCCGGAGGTTCCGGGATGGAGACGAAGGGATTTCACCCTGACTCAGCGATGCTACTCCAAAGAGGAAGTTCTCCTGATGCTGTCCTCCGCCGGGTTTCGCGACATTCACGCCAAATCCTCCGGGGAAGTCGGTTTCGACTCCTGCGGCCGCATGTTTTTCAGTTGCAGGAAATGA
- a CDS encoding YjiH family protein, whose amino-acid sequence MNSSKKFSPSSSDYLKFLIPSLIGIFLFMIPVPTEEGVTIPVAWLADRVQNLLADILPHIVTGILLITVIGSLIAKWAKPAWILNNVFLKGLLDVKPLWLIARILGLIFAVITLFQVGPEGIWSEDTGGTLLFDLLPVLFSVFLFAGFFLPLLMDFGLLELFGALLTPLMRPVFKLPGRSSIDCFASWLGDGTIGVLLTNKQYEDGFYTQREAAVIGTTFSVVSITFSIVVLAQMNLESLFVPYYLTIVLAGLVAAIVMPRIPPLSRKPDTYYDGSTNRLDESIPAGHSPLRWGFQQAADRARKQRFNDIFKGGTQNVLDMWIGVIPVVMSLGTIALIIAEYTPVFAWLGKPFVPLLTLLQVPEAGAAAQTMVIGFADMFLPSVIGSGIENEMTRFIIACISVTQLIYMSEVGGLLLGSKLPVDFKDLVVIFLLRTLITLPVIVLMANLIF is encoded by the coding sequence ATGAACTCCTCCAAAAAATTTTCTCCTTCATCATCCGACTATCTGAAGTTTCTCATTCCCTCTCTGATCGGAATTTTCCTGTTTATGATCCCGGTCCCCACCGAGGAGGGAGTCACGATTCCGGTGGCATGGCTGGCTGATAGGGTACAAAACCTGTTGGCCGATATCCTGCCTCACATCGTGACGGGGATCCTTCTCATCACAGTCATCGGCTCCCTGATCGCCAAATGGGCCAAACCCGCCTGGATTTTGAATAACGTCTTCCTGAAGGGGCTCCTGGATGTGAAGCCCCTGTGGCTGATCGCCCGGATCCTGGGCTTGATCTTTGCCGTCATCACTCTGTTCCAGGTGGGACCCGAGGGGATCTGGTCGGAGGATACAGGGGGTACGCTCCTGTTTGACTTGTTGCCGGTGCTGTTTTCCGTTTTCCTGTTCGCCGGCTTCTTTCTGCCCTTGTTGATGGATTTCGGTCTGTTGGAGCTGTTCGGTGCTCTGCTCACCCCGTTGATGCGTCCCGTGTTCAAACTGCCCGGCCGCTCTTCCATCGATTGCTTTGCCTCATGGCTGGGGGACGGTACGATCGGAGTATTGCTCACCAATAAACAGTACGAGGATGGATTTTACACCCAACGGGAGGCGGCGGTGATCGGAACCACCTTCTCTGTGGTCTCCATCACCTTCTCCATCGTGGTGTTGGCCCAGATGAACCTGGAAAGCTTGTTCGTTCCCTACTACCTGACCATCGTTCTCGCCGGACTGGTGGCGGCGATTGTGATGCCCCGCATCCCTCCCCTGTCCCGCAAACCGGATACCTACTATGACGGATCCACCAACCGCTTGGATGAATCGATCCCCGCCGGTCACTCCCCCCTCCGCTGGGGCTTTCAACAGGCCGCCGACCGGGCTCGAAAGCAACGGTTCAATGACATTTTCAAGGGAGGCACGCAAAATGTCCTCGACATGTGGATCGGGGTGATCCCCGTCGTCATGTCCCTGGGAACCATCGCCCTCATCATCGCCGAGTACACCCCGGTCTTCGCCTGGCTGGGAAAACCCTTCGTTCCTCTGTTGACCCTGCTCCAGGTCCCGGAGGCCGGAGCGGCGGCTCAAACCATGGTGATCGGGTTTGCCGATATGTTCCTCCCCTCTGTGATCGGCAGTGGGATTGAAAATGAAATGACCCGGTTCATCATCGCTTGTATCTCCGTGACCCAACTGATCTACATGTCGGAAGTCGGCGGGCTTTTGCTCGGTTCCAAACTCCCTGTCGACTTCAAGGACTTAGTTGTCATCTTTCTCCTGCGCACCTTGATCACCCTCCCGGTGATCGTCTTGATGGCGAATCTCATCTTTTGA
- the tkt gene encoding transketolase: MPNTGQSIETLAVNTIRMLSIDGVEQAKSGHPGMPMGAAPMAYTLWSRYMKHNPDHPDWFDRDRFILSAGHGSMLLYSLLHLFGYDLSMEELKNFRQWGSKTPGHPEFGHTPGVEATTGPLGQGISNAVGMAMAEAHLAAVFNRDGYPVIDHYTYTICGDGDLMEGVSAEAASLAGHLRLGKLIALYDSNDISLDGETNLSFTENVQQRFEAYGWQVLRVEEENNLDAIASAIEEARSETSRPTLIEVKTTIGYGSPNLAGTSEVHGKAIGAEEAAQVRKAYGWQWDEPFYVPEEVKSHFRTLKEKGIQAEAEWQRLFENYKQAHPELGERLEKAIRGELPAGWEEKLPVYEVGSKKIATRAASGETLNALARTIPHLVGGSADLASSNQTMLKEERDFQAGDYAGRNIWFGVREHAMGAALNGMAYHGGLRPYGGTFLVFSDYMRGAMRLSALSGLPVLYVLTHDSISVGEDGPTHEPVEQIPSLRLIPNLKVFRPGDANETVAAYRYAMMKTDGPVAMALSRQGLPVLEGTADRGRDGVLRGGYVLVEAEKGNPDVILIATGSEVHLAVEARKELGKEGIQARVVSMPCRELFAEQPEAYRDEVLPSTVRARVAIEAAHPSGWEKYTGDRGAVIGIDTFGASAPGPQVMEQYGFTVENVVQHVKKVLQA, encoded by the coding sequence ATGCCCAATACCGGCCAGTCCATTGAAACTTTGGCTGTCAACACGATTCGGATGCTGTCCATCGACGGGGTGGAACAGGCCAAATCCGGCCACCCGGGGATGCCCATGGGGGCGGCGCCCATGGCCTACACACTCTGGTCCCGCTACATGAAACACAATCCGGATCACCCGGATTGGTTCGACAGGGATCGGTTTATCCTGTCTGCAGGCCATGGCTCCATGCTTTTATACAGCCTGTTGCATCTCTTCGGTTACGATCTGTCCATGGAAGAGCTGAAAAATTTCCGGCAGTGGGGAAGCAAAACCCCGGGCCACCCGGAGTTCGGCCACACCCCCGGTGTGGAAGCGACCACGGGTCCCCTGGGACAGGGGATCTCCAACGCTGTCGGAATGGCGATGGCGGAAGCCCACCTGGCCGCCGTTTTCAATCGGGACGGCTATCCGGTGATCGATCATTACACCTACACCATTTGCGGTGACGGAGATCTGATGGAAGGGGTGTCGGCGGAAGCAGCTTCCCTGGCCGGCCATCTCCGCTTGGGCAAATTGATCGCCCTGTATGATTCCAACGATATTTCCCTGGACGGAGAGACGAACCTCTCTTTCACCGAAAATGTGCAACAACGCTTTGAGGCCTACGGCTGGCAGGTGCTCCGGGTGGAAGAGGAAAACAATCTGGATGCGATCGCCTCCGCCATTGAAGAGGCCCGGAGCGAGACCTCCCGGCCCACCCTGATCGAGGTGAAAACCACGATCGGCTACGGCAGCCCCAATCTGGCCGGCACTTCCGAGGTGCACGGGAAAGCCATCGGGGCGGAGGAAGCGGCCCAGGTGCGCAAAGCCTACGGCTGGCAATGGGATGAACCCTTTTATGTGCCCGAGGAAGTGAAAAGCCACTTCCGGACATTGAAAGAGAAGGGAATTCAAGCTGAAGCGGAGTGGCAGAGACTTTTCGAAAACTATAAACAAGCCCATCCGGAACTGGGGGAGCGGTTGGAGAAGGCGATTCGCGGCGAACTTCCCGCCGGTTGGGAGGAGAAGTTGCCGGTTTATGAGGTGGGAAGCAAAAAAATCGCCACCCGTGCCGCCTCCGGCGAAACCTTGAACGCCCTGGCCCGAACCATCCCCCACCTGGTGGGCGGTTCCGCCGATCTCGCTTCATCCAACCAGACGATGCTGAAAGAGGAGCGGGACTTTCAGGCGGGTGACTACGCCGGTCGCAACATCTGGTTCGGTGTGCGGGAACACGCCATGGGTGCCGCACTGAACGGGATGGCCTATCACGGCGGACTGCGTCCTTACGGTGGGACCTTCCTGGTCTTCTCCGACTACATGCGGGGGGCGATGCGCCTGTCGGCTCTGTCCGGGCTGCCGGTGCTGTACGTGCTCACCCATGACAGCATCTCTGTCGGGGAGGACGGCCCGACTCACGAACCGGTGGAGCAGATTCCTTCACTGCGCCTGATCCCCAATCTGAAAGTGTTCCGGCCCGGCGATGCCAATGAAACGGTGGCCGCCTACCGCTATGCCATGATGAAAACCGACGGACCCGTGGCGATGGCACTCAGCCGGCAAGGGTTGCCGGTGCTGGAGGGAACAGCGGACCGGGGGCGGGACGGGGTTCTCCGGGGAGGATATGTCCTCGTCGAAGCTGAGAAAGGAAATCCCGATGTGATCCTGATCGCCACCGGCTCGGAGGTTCACCTCGCCGTGGAAGCCCGGAAGGAGCTGGGCAAGGAGGGGATCCAGGCCCGGGTGGTCAGCATGCCTTGTCGCGAACTCTTTGCTGAGCAACCGGAAGCCTACCGGGATGAGGTGTTGCCGTCAACAGTGAGAGCCCGGGTGGCGATCGAGGCGGCCCATCCCTCGGGTTGGGAAAAGTACACCGGTGACCGGGGTGCGGTGATCGGGATCGATACTTTTGGAGCCTCCGCCCCGGGGCCGCAGGTGATGGAGCAGTACGGGTTCACTGTGGAAAATGTGGTCCAACATGTGAAAAAGGTGTTACAGGCTTGA
- the dtd gene encoding D-aminoacyl-tRNA deacylase codes for MRVVVQRAKDASVTVEGERTGAIDHGLVCLVGFTEGDGEEEIRHLAEKLVHLRIFEDEEGKMNHSLLDVGGSILSVSQFTLYGDCRKGRRPNFMAAARPEVAEVLYRKFNRQLESHGVRVETGIFGAMMQVELTNDGPVTLILERTSDN; via the coding sequence GTGCGGGTTGTGGTGCAACGTGCCAAAGATGCCAGTGTCACAGTGGAAGGGGAGAGAACCGGGGCGATCGATCACGGTCTCGTCTGCCTGGTGGGATTTACAGAGGGGGACGGGGAGGAAGAGATCCGTCACCTGGCGGAAAAGCTGGTCCACCTGCGGATTTTTGAAGATGAGGAGGGGAAGATGAACCACTCCTTGCTGGATGTGGGGGGATCCATCCTTTCTGTTTCCCAGTTTACTCTTTACGGAGACTGTCGCAAGGGAAGGCGACCCAATTTCATGGCTGCGGCGCGGCCGGAGGTGGCCGAGGTCCTCTACCGGAAGTTTAATCGCCAGTTGGAGTCTCACGGGGTCCGGGTGGAAACGGGGATTTTTGGTGCCATGATGCAGGTGGAGTTGACCAATGACGGCCCCGTGACCTTGATCCTGGAGCGAACGTCGGACAACTGA